Proteins encoded by one window of Aspergillus puulaauensis MK2 DNA, chromosome 4, nearly complete sequence:
- the nop7 gene encoding mRNA-binding ribosome synthesis protein NOP7 (BUSCO:EOG09261L4M;~COG:J;~EggNog:ENOG410PH1N;~InterPro:IPR001357,IPR010613,IPR036420;~PFAM:PF06732;~go_component: GO:0005730 - nucleolus [Evidence IEA];~go_process: GO:0042254 - ribosome biogenesis [Evidence IEA]) — translation MAKIKKKGTSGQAKNYITRTQAVRKLQISLPDFRRLCIFKGIYPREPRSKKKASKSSTQNTTFYYTKDIQYLLHEPLLRKFRDQKALAKKIARSLGRGQVGDAARLEKNHAPKLTLDHVIKERYPTFIDALRDLDDALSLLFLFANLPSDNHVPPKTIALCQRLTHEFQHYLITTNSLRKSFLSIKGIYYQATIQGQDIMWLIPYRFVQRVNGDVDYRIMATFVEFYTTLLGFVNYRLYSSIGLRYPPKFDTRSDENGAELAAFTLEGRTVGETPKAIEGGSKPSNDAANQEVSAEVQKKVDKVIKKAGLDKNSGEQITETTEEATDAIDKFEPAAPEADTLPQPDISGDQAGSLFAPFTVYISREAPKAPLEFILRAFGCKRIGWDTVLGDGAFTHNEADPRITHQIVDRPSLPEASLPAIPAPAEEGSNGVQRVKPGTRIPGRTYVQPQWIWDSINEGKLLRPDLYAPGATLPPHLSPWVKSKKGGYDPRASLAEQEEEGEADIAAEEESDEEMEEAGEEKSAPTKAVEPEDEDESEDESENGGMDVAGTDDDEESDEEEEEEEEDFAGIEDEDAGSESEDEEETVRTQHQKELEAEAAGLPFSSNGTADASVKKKSQAKKMASKKRQEEEELERQKMMMSRKKRKLLEKMMYSNKKQSDESAKLRSKRRKLEKGEEK, via the exons ATGGCCaaaatcaagaagaagg GAACCTCTGGCCAGGCCAAAAACTATATTACCAGAACGCAGGCGGTGCGCAAACTTCAGATTTCTCTGCCAGACTTTCGTCGACTATGCATTTTCAAAG GAATTTACCCCCGTGAGCCTcgcagcaagaagaaggcctcCAAATCGTCTACTCAGAACACGACCTTCTATTACACGAAGGATATCCAATACCTTCTCCACGAGCCGTTGCTCCGGAAATTCCGCGACCAGAAAGCGCTTGCAAAGAAAATCGCTCGATCTCTCGGACGTGGACAAGTCGGCGATGCCGCCCGCTTGGAGAAGAATCATGCGCCGAAGTTGACTCTGGACCATGTTATCAAGGAGCGTTACCCTACGTTCATTGATGCTTTAAGAGATCTCGATGATGCGctatctcttcttttcctttttgcgAACTTGCCCTCTGACAACCACGTCCCGCCCAAGACCATTGCACTGTGCCAACGTCTTACCCACGAATTCCAACACTACCTGATCACGACAAACTCTCTACGGAAATCTTTCCTTTCAATCAAGGGTATTTACTACCAGGCGACAATCCAAGGCCAAGATATTATGTGGCTGATCCCCTACCGGTTTGTACAAAGAGTCAATGGTGATGTGGATTATCGGATTATGGCCACTTTCGTTGAATTTTACACCACCCTGCTGGGTTTCGTCAACTATCGCCTGTACTCTTCGATTGGCCTTAGATACCCACCGAAGTTTGACACTCGGAGCGATGAGAACGGAGCTGAACTGGCGGCTTTCACTCTGGAAGGGCGCACAGTCGGAGAGACCCCGAAGGCCATTGAAGGGGGTAGCAAGCCCTCAAATGATGCCGCCAACCAGGAGGTCTCTGCTGAAGtccagaagaaggttgaCAAGGTGATTAAGAAAGCCGGTTTGGATAAAAACAGCGGTGAACAAATCACCGAGACTACCGAAGAAGCCACAGACGCCATCGACAAGTTTGAGCCAGCGGCTCCCGAGGCTGACACCCTTCCCCAACCGGATATCAGTGGCGACCAAGCCGGCTCACTCTTCGCACCGTTCACAGTCTACATATCTCGAGAGGCCCCGAAGGCTCCTCTTGAATTCATCCTCCGCGCGTTTGGCTGCAAGCGAATTGGATGGGATACTGTTCTCGGCGATGGTGCTTTCACCCACAACGAAGCCGATCCCCGCATCACTCACCAGATCGTGGATCGACCCTCCCTACCTGAGGCTTCTCTCCCCGCTATCCCCGCCCCTGCTGAAGAGGGTTCCAATGGCGTGCAGAGAGTGAAACCTGGCACTCGGATTCCCGGCCGCACATATGTCCAGCCCCAGTGGATTTGGGATTCAATTAACGAGGGAAAGCTCCTACGCCCTGACCTGTATGCCCCTGGTGCCACCCTCCCGCCCCATCTCAGCCCGTGGGTTAAGTCTAAGAAGGGTGGCTACGATCCCCGCGCTAGCTTGgccgagcaggaagaagaaggtgaagccgATATAGCTGCAGAGGAGGAGAGCGacgaagagatggaggaagctggcgaggagaaATCTGCGCCCACGAAGGCCGTTGAgcctgaggatgaggatgagtcGGAGGATGAGTCTGAAAATGGCGGCATGGATGTCGCTGGCActgatgacgacgaggagagtgatgaagaagaggaagaagaagaagaggatttCGCTGGtattgaggacgaagatgctGGTTCCGAGtccgaggatgaagaggagactGTCCGAACTCAACATCAGAAGGAGCTAGAGGCTGAGGCCGCTGGTCTTCCCTTCTCGTCTAACGGCACCGCTGATGCATCAGTCAAGAAGAAGTcccaggcgaagaagatggcttcTAAGAAGCGccaagaggaggaggagctggagagacagaagatgatgatgagtcgcaagaagcggaagttgctggagaagatgatgtaCTCGAACAAGAAGCAGTCAGATGAATCTGCGAAGCTGCGGTCCAAGCGGAGAAAGctcgagaagggcgaggaaaAATAA
- a CDS encoding GPI-anchor transamidase subunit GAB1 (BUSCO:EOG09262O0R;~COG:G;~EggNog:ENOG410PHWS;~InterPro:IPR009600;~PFAM:PF06728;~SECRETED:SignalP(1-34);~TransMembrane:9 (n9-24c29/30o99-120i132-165o177-202i214-241o247-270i282-300o306-324i345-367o379-404i);~go_component: GO:0016021 - integral component of membrane [Evidence IEA];~go_component: GO:0042765 - GPI-anchor transamidase complex [Evidence IEA];~go_process: GO:0016255 - attachment of GPI anchor to protein [Evidence IEA]) codes for MPVDRRKAAVFGGALALRLLLLLLFPSLPDLLTGRVEVSTPVTSFKRLQEGLFLYNRNVSPYDGGVFHQAPLLLPIFSLLPNAQECPLPTALFYSLVDLLNANALITISDSAQAVSGIWYSSIRKHLKWDGAVVAAWFLFNPFTIATCLGRSTAVFTSTGILYALSAAVQGHTLNSMFALGFASYLSIYPALLFIPLVLLCYDRQVQRSQSSPSVALFVVKYFAVFLLSVAGLLGISLLIIGDFPTLISATYGFQLLVPDLTPNIGLWWYFFIEIFDSFRDFFLGVFWLHLAAYAGSLTVRLRRQPLFVVTSLLGIFAVFKPYPSISDASLYFALLPLYRHIFPLMRYTFFSVSAILYASLLGPAFYHLWIYAGSGNANFFYAITLVWSLGLSLVIADTVFAALRDEWEQENPDKRGKSVKQV; via the exons ATGCCTGTCGATCGCAGGAAGGCTGCTGTATTTGGTGGCGCCCTCGCCTTGCGACTACTACTCTTGCTTTTGTTTCCCTCCCTGCCTGACTTACTGACAGGCCGAGTGGAGGTCTCGACACCGGTGACCAGCTTCAAGAGGC TCCAGGAAGGTCTTTTTCTTTACAACCGCAATGTATCACCTTACGACGGAGGCGTCTTCCACCAA GCTCCGCTTCTACTTCCGATATTCTCCCTTTTGCCGAACGCCCAAGAGTGTCCTCTTCCAACTGCACTTTTTTACTCGCTTGTCGACTTGCTCAATGCGAATGCTCTCATTACTATCTCCGATTCCGCACAGGCGGTTTCCGGTATATGGTACTCGTCAATAAGGAAGCACCTCAAATGGGACGGAGCTGTGGTTGCAGCTTG GTTCCTCTTTAACCCCTTTACTATCGCAACGTGCCTCGGACGATCAACCGCAGTATTTACCTCGACCGGAATTCTCTATGCACTTTCCGCGGCGGTTCAAGGCCACACCCTCAATTCTATGTTCGCATTAGGGTTTGCGTCGTATCTGTCTATCTATCCGGCCCTTCTATTCATCCCTCTCGTCCTCCTTTGCTATGATAGACAGGTCCAGCGCAGCCAAAGCTCGCCCTCTGTTGCTCTATTCGTGGTGAAATATTTCGCGGTCTTTCTTCTAAGCGTCGCGGGGCTCCTTGGGATATCTCTTCTAATTATTGGCGATTTTCCCACTCTAATCTCTGCAACATACGGCTTCCAGCTGCTCGTTCCAGACCTTACCCCCAATATTGGTCTTTGGTGGTACTTCTTCATCGAAATTTTCGACTCGTTCCGGGACTTTTTTCTCGGCGTTTTCTGGCTCCATCTAGCAGCATATGCCGGTAGTCTGACTGTGCGGCTACGTCGACAACCTTTGTTTGTCGTCACCTCACTGCTGGGGATCTTTGCGGTCTTCAAGCCGTATCCGAGTATTTCGGATGCTTCACTATATTTCGCTCTTCTCCCGCTTTACCGACACATCTTCCCTT TGATGCGCTACACCTTTTTCTCCGTTTCGGCTATTCTCTATGCCTCGTTACTGGGTCCTGCTTTTTACCACCTCTGGATCTACGCCGGCTCTGGGAATGCCAACTTCTTCTATGCGATTACTCTTGTGTGGAGTTTAGGTCTATCACTCGTCATTGCGGATACGGTCTTCGCTGCGCTCCGCGACGAATGGGAACAAGAAAACCCGGATAAGCGCGGCAAATCCGTCAAACAGGTGTAA
- a CDS encoding uncharacterized protein (COG:C;~EggNog:ENOG410PFVQ;~InterPro:IPR018170,IPR020471,IPR036812,IPR023210;~PFAM:PF00248;~go_function: GO:0016491 - oxidoreductase activity [Evidence IEA];~go_process: GO:0055114 - oxidation-reduction process [Evidence IEA]): MSLGRSFKLNSGHSIPAVGLGTWLSKPHEVENAVDAALRAGYRHIDAAACYLNENEVGNGWKKSGVPRDQIFITSKLWNTHHHPKNVEEALNKTLKDLQTDYLDLYLIHWPVAFEHTNETLTPIDPTTKRFRLADVPIADTWKVLEDFVKAGKIRSIGVSNFTIEKLEELLKTAEIPPAVNQIEAHPYLQQPKLTQYSKDKNILTVAYSPLGNNIYNAPRVVDDPTVKEIANRLGKDPAAVLISWAVQRGTSVLPKSVTPSRIEGNFQDFVIPDAEFETLNKLDRNQRYNYPFRWGIDIFGELGAEEAERRAEQNAAEQRAAA, encoded by the exons ATGTCTCTTGGACGCTCTTTCAAGCTCAACTCGGGACACAGCATTCCCGCAGTCGGTCTGGGTACTTGG CTCTCCAAACCTCACGAAGTTGAGAATGCCGTCGATGCTGCGCTGCGCGCAGGGTACCGCCATATTGATGCCGCTGCATGCTACCTAAACGAGAACGAAGTGGGAAATGGATGGAAGAAATCTGGTGTGCCACGAGACCAGATCTTC ATCACGAGTAAGCTGTGGAACACGCATCACCACCCCAAAAATGTCGAGGAGGCACTCAACAAGACGTTGAAGGATCTTCAGACGGACTATCTCgatttatatcta ATTCACTGGCCCGTCGCATTCGAGCACACAAATGAAACTCTCACTCCGATTGACCCTACAACGAAACGCTTCCGTCTAGCAGATGTACCAATAGCTGATACTTGGAAGGTGCTGGAGGATTTCGTCAAAGCGGGCAAGATCAGGAGTATCGGTGTCAGCAATTTTACCATCGAaaagctggaagagctgctcAAAACTGCAGAGATCCCTCCTGCCGTCAACCAGATCGAGGCTCACCCATACCTCCAGCAGCCCAAACTTACTCAGTACTCCAAAGACAAGAACATCCTCACAGTCGCCTATAGTCCTCTCGGAAACAACATCTACAATGCACCTAG AGTTGTTGATGACCCCACCGTCAAAGAAATTGCCAATCGTCTAGGCAAAGACCCAGCAGCCGTCCTGATCTCCTGGGCAGTGCAACGTGGTACATCTGTCCTACCAAAGAGTGTCACGCCGTCCCGCATTGAGGGCAACTTCCAGG ACTTTGTCATTCCGGACGCCGAATTCGAAAccctcaacaagcttgacAGAAACCAGCGCTACAACTATCCCTTCCGATGGGGAATTGATATTTTTGGGGAGCTGGGAGCTGAAGAGGCTGAACGTCGAGCAGAACAAAATGCTGCAGAACAAAGAGCGGCTGCATGA
- the FRS2 gene encoding phenylalanine--tRNA ligase subunit alpha (BUSCO:EOG09261RU1;~COG:J;~EggNog:ENOG410PG09;~InterPro:IPR006195,IPR040725,IPR004529,IPR002319;~PFAM:PF18553,PF01409;~TransMembrane:1 (o394-414i);~go_component: GO:0005737 - cytoplasm [Evidence IEA];~go_function: GO:0000049 - tRNA binding [Evidence IEA];~go_function: GO:0000166 - nucleotide binding [Evidence IEA];~go_function: GO:0004812 - aminoacyl-tRNA ligase activity [Evidence IEA];~go_function: GO:0004826 - phenylalanine-tRNA ligase activity [Evidence IEA];~go_function: GO:0005524 - ATP binding [Evidence IEA];~go_process: GO:0006432 - phenylalanyl-tRNA aminoacylation [Evidence IEA];~go_process: GO:0043039 - tRNA aminoacylation [Evidence IEA]), protein MASDLTNPVLEALSTSEEPILSSKAFPSTPSLQVKSALDRLASRLMVEYEAINGEAIALTKEGEDIVANGSHEAKVFQAVLAAMDGLKIKDLPGIVGKENAQVGQGNAFKKGWIKKDNDVFRATAETIVDDTQANLLKIKETGALSDGKLLAELRKRKLVTVQKVITYKISKGPKYAKELVKEETDLTVEMLQNGSWKTAHFKPYNFKAKGAPHPSGAFHPLNKVRQEFRNIFFEMGFEEMPTNRFVETGFWNFDALYVPQQHPARDLQDTFYISDPVTADPPRADPEFDPHRPKSVFKPSGTEKKLDYKEYWENVRQVHEEGKYGSIGYRYPWSAEESLRLVLRTHTTSVSTYMLHKLAANPRPARYFSIDRVFRNEAVDATHLAEFHQIEGVIADFGLTLGGLIGFMEVFFAKMGIHQLRFKPAYNPYTEPSMEIFGYHDGLGKWVEIGNSGMFRPEMLEPMGLPKDMRVYGWGLSLERPTMIKYAVSNIRELLGHKVDLNFIETNPAVRLEKE, encoded by the exons ATGGCGTCCGACTTAACGAACCCCGTCCTGGAGGCCTTGTCCACCTCCGAGGAGCCGATTCTCTCCAGCAAAGCCTtcccctccaccccctcaCTTCAAGTCAAAAGTGCGCTTGATCGGCTCGCTTCACGGCTTATGGTCGAATATGAAGCAATTAATGGTGAGGCTATTGCTCTGAcgaaggaaggagaggacATCGTCGCCAATGGCAGTCACGAAGCTAAAGTTTTCCAGGCAGTGCTTGCTGCCATGGATGGGCTGAAGATCAAAGATTTGCCTGGAATTGTCGGGAAAGAAAACGCTCAAGTTGGACAGGGAAATGCTTTCAAGAAGGGCTGGATCAAGAAGGACAATGATGTCTTCCGTGCGACAGCCGAAACCATTGTCGACGACACTCAAGCCAACCTATTAAAAATCAAGGAGACCGGGGCCTTATCGGACGGCAAACTTCTAGCGGAACTGAGAAAGCGGAAGCTTGTCACTGTTCAGAAGGTTATTACCTATAAGATCTCAAAGGGCCCGAAGTATGCCAAGGAATTGGTCAAGGAGGAGACAGACTTGACGGTTGAGATGCTCCAGAATGGGTCATGGAAGACTGCCCATTTCAAACCTTACAACTTCAAGGCCAAGGGTGCGCCTCACCCCTCGGGTGCCTTCCACCCCCTCAACAAAGTCCGACAGGAGTTCCGAAACATCTTCTTTGAGATGGGTTTCGAGGAAATGCCGACCAACCGTTTCGTGGAGACCGGCTTCTGGAACTTTGACGCCCTATATGTGccccaacaacaccccgcTCGTGATCTTCAAGACACCTTTTACATCTCCGACCCCGTCACGGCCGACCCTCCCCGCGCAGACCCTGAATTTGATCCCCACCGTCCTAAGAGCGTGTTCAAACCCTCCGGAACGGAGAAGAAACTTGACTACAAGGAATACTGGGAGAATGTGCGGCAGGTACACGAGGAAGGCAAGTACGGGTCGATCGGTTACCGCTACCCATGGAGTGCGGAAGAGTCATTGCGGCTGGTTCTTCGCACACACACCACCTCCGTCTCGACATACATGCTCCACAAGCTCGCCGCCAACCCGCGACCAGCCAGATATTTCAGTATTGACCGTGTCTTCCGTAACGAGGCGGTTGACGCGACACACTTGGCCGAGTTCCACCAGATTGAAGGTGTCATTGCTGACTTCGGCCTGACCCTCGGAGGTCTCATTGGCTTCATGGAAGTCTTCTTCGCCAAGATGGGCATCCACCAGCTCCGCTTCAAGCCTGCCTACAACCCTTACACCGAGCCCAGTATGGAGATCTTCGGTTACCACGATGGTCTAGGCAAGTGGGTGGAAATCGGAAACAGCGGTATGTTCCGGCCGGAGATGTTGGAGCCTATGGGCCTTCCCAAGGATATGAGAGTTTACGGATGGGGTCTCAGTCTTGAGAGACCAACCATGATCAA GTACGCTGTGAGCAATATCCGAGAACTGCTCGGCCACAAGGTCGACCTCAACTTCATCGAAACAAATCCGGCGGTAAGATTAGAAAAGGAATAA
- a CDS encoding N-terminal L-serine N(alpha)-acetyltransferase NAT4 (COG:S;~EggNog:ENOG410PRMC;~InterPro:IPR039949,IPR000182,IPR016181;~PFAM:PF13673,PF00583;~go_function: GO:0008080 - N-acetyltransferase activity [Evidence IEA];~go_function: GO:0010485 - H4 histone acetyltransferase activity [Evidence IEA];~go_function: GO:0043998 - H2A histone acetyltransferase activity [Evidence IEA]): MTSKPGRKSFHYRNPSWTSTMPPVRRATRKIREAIKKIPTKTASGKPKPKSKPLPLVERTNALSREEFISLHIPPSELNFQKKVKELGGKICSAQTEENVSQSQDNAPSQIPESERHNSYEISVHAASTIPATDLESCFKLIELTSSAAYKDSSMGWSASEKRKEMKLPDMKYMILRRRATANIPNGYENVEGDDQSSDTGEFAGFIEFMVTYEDGYEVLYCYEIHLMPKVQSQGLGEELMERFERIGRAIGLEKAMLTVFKSNSRALKFYMRVGYTEDESSPRPRKLRNGNVKEADYMIMSKNLR; the protein is encoded by the exons ATGACATCGAAACCCGGGAGGAAATCTTTTCACTACAGAAATCCTAGCTGGACATCAACTATGCCACCAGTTCGCCGCGCGACGCGGAAAATCCGGGAGGCCATAAAGAAAATCCCTACAAAAACTGCATCTG GtaaaccaaaaccaaaatcAAAGCCACTCCCATTAGTGGAGCGCACGAATGCATTATCGCGGGAGGAGTTCATATCCTTACATATTCCTCCCTCGGAGCTAAATTTCCAAAAAAAGGTGAAGGAGCTAGGGGGTAAAATTTGCTCAGCACAAACTGAAGAAAATGTATCACAATCACAAGACAACGCCCCCTCGCAGATACCAGAGAGCGAAAGGCACAACTCATACGAGATTTCTGTCCACGCAGCATCCACAATTCCTGCTACAGACCTGGAGTCATGCTTCAAGCTGATCGAGTTAACATCATCAGCCGCATACAAGGACTCTAGCATGGGCTGGTCAGCGTCGGAAAAGAGGAAAGAGATGAAGCTCCCTGATATGAAGTACATGATTTTGCGACGCCGCGCAACAGCCAATATCCCTAATGGATATGAAAATGTTGAGGGAGACGATCAAAGCTCTGATACTGGGGAATTTGCAGGCTTCATTGAATTTATGGTTACATATGAAGATGGCTATGAGGTGCTATACTGTTATGAGATTCACCTTATGCCGAAAGTGCAGAGCCAGGGATTAGGAGAGGAGTTAATGGAAAGATTTGAGCGGATAGGACGGGCCATTGGTCTCGAGAAGGCGATGCTGACTGTTTTCAAATCGAATAGTCGTGCGCTCAAATTCTACATGAGGGTGGGATATACAGAGGATGAGAGCTCTCCGCGCCCGCGGAAACTGAGAAATGGAAATGTGAAGGAGGCGGACTATATGATTATGTCCAAAAACTTGCGCTAG